Below is a genomic region from Eupeodes corollae chromosome 1, idEupCoro1.1, whole genome shotgun sequence.
GATTTTGTGATTTGTGGGATCTCAAAATTAACGCcacaaagtcaaaaataatgatttttgaaagtacTCAGCGAAGAAGAGTTCCCAATGGAAAATGGTTTTTAGATCGCGAACCGTTAGAAATAGTATCTCAATACAAATACTTAGGTTTTCTAATAACGTATAACCTTGATCTCCGCCCTcatgttaaagaaaaatgtattgctaCCAAAACAGCAATAAATCTCATGTGGAGTaaattcttttgcaataaaTATGTCGATGCTACTGCTAAGTTTAGAGTATTTGATGCAACTATAAGAACGTGCCATGGAGGAATTCGAAGTTGTTCAACGTTTCTTTTTCAAACGCATTTTCAAACTAGCTAGTTCAACTCCAACGTATACTATCCACGTAGAAACCGGTATAGCACAAATATTCCTaggcaatttaaaatcaaatgcgGACTATATTGTTAAAGTTATGAATAAACCTGATACAAaccttcacaaaaaaataatgcaatacgCACTCCGATCTTAATTATCGCCTTCTAAAGAATGGTACGAATTGGCTAATCAGTATTGCTTTAATCTAAATCTTAATAATACACCTCTAGCCGATTGGCAAAAAGTTTTCTATAAATGCATAGTAAAGATAGATGACTCTCATTATTTACAGTGTTTGCATAGAGCTCAAACTTCTAGCACTAAACTCATATACAAAACACTAAACCACACACTCTACAGAAGTAATTATTTTAACGAACAATTATCTATAAAGCAAATGAGCCTTATTTTTAATGCAAGAACTGAGATGCTGAATTTAAACTATAAGCCACATAGAGTAGACCTTGATCCAAAATGTACTTTGTGCAACCGTAATGAAATTGAGGATGTGTACCACTTCTTAGCTGTTTGTCTAATGTTACAGGAAATTAGAAGGCTTTACTTTTCACAAAACATTCTAACACTTGAATATACCAAGCAACTCCTAAATGGTTATCTAGATTGGAAACCCCTATGCTCCTATATTAGTCATGCTTTAGGTTACCGTAACAGTTTTATATAGGTATTAATTACATATTTGATAATGTGTTctaatttctcttttttttgttgtaattatatttgaatgttttctttattttttttttaaatattgtactatagaataaaacaaaattaataaacaatgtATATACAACTCATAGTTTATAACTTTAACTCACTTAAATGTAAACTCGAAATAAGTCAATTCAGACAGACGGCAACATTTGCCATGCTTTTATTCTTAGCTATTTAAAGATTGTACATTTATCGagaataataaagaatttataataataaataataaataataatacctTCGAAAGAACATCATTGTTGGAGTTATTTTTGAGAGCAACAGCTCTTTTAACATCTGCCCCAAGATGCTCTATCGGATGCATGTCTGCACTTGATGATGCCCATTCCAGAACTGTTATCGATTGGTGCCTAAAGAACTGTTTCGTAATTCCAGCAGTGTGCTTGGTgtcgttgtcttgctgaaacTTCCATATCACTGGCATGTTTATAACGGCTCAATCCCCTAATCGTTCCTTAAGAATGTCAATGTATTTAACGGATGTCAGCGTTCCATCGATTCGATGAATTGGACCAACTCCACACCACGAGAAACAACCCCAAACGTTAAGCGAGCCGAATCCATGCATAATTATTGGCAAAACGTAATTAGGGTGGAACGCTGTTCCTTTTAGCTTTGGGACATTACGTGCACCATCTTGGCCgatcctatttattttagtttcgtcaCGAACTCTATTCTAAGTCTACGTTACTTTGCGGTTACTAATGGTTTCTTCCGAGAAACACGACCATGCAACCCAACTTCCACCAATCTTCTTCTGATTGTGCGTGGCCCTATCGGGACATCGAATGAAACCGAGAGTTGGCGTTGTATCTCTGGGAAGCTTATTTTTGGGTCTTTTTTGGCCAGCGTCCTAATTGCTCGATCCATTTGGCAGCTTGTCTTACGGGCCCGTTCTTCACGAGGTACATTTTCAGCAGtcccgaagttttgaaaatgcttaattgcattgaaaactttctttacagAACAGTTCATTTGAAATGCAATTGCTTTATAGGAAGTTTTAagcttccaaagctcaagaatcgCTTTCCTTGTGGAGGATCACAACTCTTTCCTTTTTCCCATTGTAATTACACGAGGCACGAGCCTCATTTAAGATTACTATTGCCCTCTCCAAGCGAGTCAAGGATCCGTTTTGCAGTGTGGTCTAAATAAAAGACGTCGAAGAGAAATTTCAGCTGATGAATATgttcattattttcatttccttcGTATCCGGATAACATTCTTTCTTTGCCTTAAGCACCTTTTCATACGATAAGAATACATCCTCGTCCGTCCTTTTATTGACGACACTTCGAATGTTTAGTActgagcctcaaccaacattcctctccagctagctcggtccccagctagctgtctccagtttcgcacgccaagttggttgaggtcctctcccacctgggtgtgccacctgagtcgtggtcttcgtcttttgcgccgtccctcgggattagattcgaagaccttccgggctggagcgttgatgtccatccgctctacatgacctagccatctaagccgttggactttaattctgctaactaggtcagcgtcgctgaacagcccgtacagttcgtcgttatatcgtcttctccattctccatctatgggTACGGGACCCAAAAtcatccgaagaatttttttctcaaagcatcctaagacgctctcatctttctttgccagggtccaggcctcagcgccataaatgagaaccgggatgatgagtgtcttatagatggtgattttagatgctagagagaggactttacttctcaattgccttctaagtccaaagaagcagcgatttgcaagagttattctttgtttgatttcagcgctcgtgtcgttgtctgtattaatagcggtgcctaggtagacaaagtccttaactacctcaaagttatagctgtccatggtgacgttttgtccaagacgtcgttgttcagtgtcgttttttgatgacagcatatacttggtcttgccctcattgacgactaaacccatcttcttcgcttccgtcgcaatgctcaaaaacgctccactgacatcacgctttgatcttccaattatgtcaatattatctgcgtttccgagtaattggatggacctttgaaaaagattgtgcctctagtgttgacggttgagttttgcacaattctttccagaacgatgttgaagaagtcgcatgacagtgcatcgccttgtctaaaaccttttttgacataaaatgcatcagtaagatcttttccgaccttgatagagcagcgtgcattctccctcgtcattctgcacaaagagataagtttgacagggatgccaaaactagacattgctcggtagagctcttccctataaatgctgtcatacgcggctttaaaatcgataaagagatggtgggtatcgatttgaagttcctgggttttttcctagatctgccgtagtgtgaatatttggtcgatagtggactctcctggtctgaagccacactgataaggaccaatcaggttgttgacgaatggctttagacgtttacataatacggcagagaggatcttattcGTAATGTTGAGGaggctgatgcctctgtagttggcgcaatttagaggatctcctttgtTATGATTCcaatcatcgggcatgctttcttccgaccatcttttgcagatgagttggtgcatgctccctcaagtcatcgcctgctgctttaaatagtttggcagcgatgacgtctgctccagcagctttgtttgacttcagttcgTTCACTTCATCGAGGTCccgtaggcggaattgttgatctgcgtcgcctaggttgagtggtactatctcccttacaacggaattcggttcgtcatcgccgttatataatttggagaagtggtcttcccatattctcaacatagactgcggctctactacgatgttcccttgatcgtctttacagtcTTCGGTacgttttgataaaatttacgaatctcattcctgttgtgacatccctctatctcctcgattgcgcgcttctcatgccttttttttttcatctaagaagccggtgttcctctctcctcttctgctcgtagagctcgcgagcagctctagtccttttgtgcagcgccgttttgtatgcctcttgtttcgctgcgtgcgcttgccggcattcttcgtctaaccaggggtttcgctgtggtggctgtgtgaaaactagcacttcagaggcggcaactctgatggctgcaaggcaatgttgccattggttttcaatgcttaatgcaggcagcataggactccttaagtggttattagagactcggccggaaaagaacatggcagtctcttgcgattgtagccgtctgacgtcgaatcttctcacagtacttccttgttttggcttggatccgTAGATGTACCttgactacaacgaggtagtggtccgagtcaatgttgccctctcggaatgttcggatatcctggatactggagaagtgttgtgcgtcgatcgcaatggtcaatctggttgacggttgattgatcaggagatttccatgtccccttgtggatattaagatgcgtgaactgctaccagaacgtctcgccccgcagcgaaatcgaccagcctgaatccgttgtgggAGGTAGTGtcatgcaggctgtatctcccgattatgccaccaaagatgtcttctcttcctagcttggcatttaaatctcctaagacaattttaatgtcatagccagggcactgctcatatgtcttgtccaagagctcgaagaatatgtctttggtgtcttcatctttctcctctgttggagcTTGctcgcatattaggcttatgttggcaaatttagccttgatgcggattgtcgtgatgcgctcgctcacactgttgaaactcaagactttttgcctgaggctagttccaacaaaaaatccgcagccaaatagacgctgtctttgttctcggtagaagtcgccgtagtatatatcgcagtctttaagtttgcgtttgcccggtacatcccatcgcacttcttggatggcggtaatatctgccttgcagcagtttagggcttccgctaattgttcggctgtaCGTGGTCTGAAATTGACCAAGCTtgtataagactaatcttaacatgtgtgtaaaatttcattaaaattcgtttaatagttcagattttataaaactttcgctctcccatacaaacatcaaaaccctcaaattttagaaaaatgttaatgactttctttataattattttttttttcaaccaaatatgtttatttataatttttttttaaaaatccgttgaaccgttcagattaaccagacttttttccgctctcccatacaaccTGAACCACTGTGTGTCGTAGGTAGAAAGgtgcattttctttttatggtAACCCAGAGATATAGGTTTTTGTCTAGGTTTATAATCGAGTGGGATTTTGTTTTGTCGAAATTGGGCAATAGTGACTTGGTCGTAACACAGGTGTCTAAGCTTTTGCATCTTTCATTGGTTTCTTGGAGTATTGTCTTTAGCAACTGATTAAAGAtgttttgacagaaagtaaaacaaacaatatgGCCACcatgagctgtcaaaatcaaaccggctctattggaaaaccctttatttgCAACCctctaattttttcaaatggaTGGTATCTTTGTCGAAAAGagtggtttaaaaaataaaaactagacTACTATAAGGGAATTTAGACTTATGCCCATTTATACCTTTCATAAGATATTATGTTAGCCttaataggttaggttaaagtggcaatccatgatggaaacggacacacttgggccagtttaatggcccattgtgataccacatgaatcttgaggcttcctcctaagctcaatggaaccagtttgagtcccttacgagaTGTGAGAGGCTAATTATgatgatatgatttagatcgttaaagaagaattctcctaggtaattatTGGGTTTTTTCGCTAGAGCAGAACAAGTACAGAGAAGGTAAAGAACTGTTTTCccttttcgtcgtccatacagcttctgcaaaagtcatttgagaatacccCTATTCGCGTTgcatgctttcctattagaccaTATCCGGTTTTGACACCTTTTATCgaacttatatgcgatctgcttagaatAGCAAGCACCTTGGAAGCTTttaatctagtgttggccagatgtgtTTTGTGACCCTACACGTGGTGATGccgttccacctggtgtttgtcttcttcatagcgtcttgcattagcaacagtttacaagtagcgattggtatgccagtatgtgccaaacgtggtaggatgggctgcactgtaccgttcctggcaaaTTTATCTGCCTTAGTGTTACCTCTAaggtctctatggcccggcactagcaaaggtgaatattaaactgttgtgccatctcattagagatgatcgacagttatggactgttatagtgtttgtagagacagaatccagagattttatagcggcctgactatctgagaaaatacagatatcagatgttgacgttttctttaagccagggcaagacttattttatcgccaaaagatccgcctggaacacgcttcaATGATTGGGAActcggaatgagagacttaatttcagtcgttcagaataCACTCCTAAACAAACAccctcttttgtttttgaaccatctgtacaaaaatagttaattttattacttaaaaaacgctccttataaataaattttgttattttattttcagaatgcAAAAAAGACGCTTTACCAAAAATACAACACACAACAAATTAAGAGACCAAAATAGctgaaaacgaaaagaaaaccCACTATCGACAATATTTGTCCCTATCATAGTGTTGTATGTTACGTAAGTGATAGTTCTAAGCTTAGCTTATCAGAATTTAAAATAGTACCTAACCGATTAATGGATCATCATCATCGTGAGCTTTAAGCTGATTTCCTTAAGAAAAGAACCagaatttataacaaaaatttattaatattttagtaTATAAGTTTAAACAGACAATTTAAGGCACCTAATATGAATCTATTAACAGAAAATCATTCATATtcgataagttaaaaaaaatgtcaacaaaataacTATAAATTATAAGCAAGGCAATATTAAACTAAGTTATGAGTTAGAGTTAAGAATATTTATGTCAATAGtccattcaaaattatttatatttatttatttaaaactatattatttaaattgctGTTATATCGTGTCATGATAGAAAAAACGCAACTCTAAAAGAAAATAAGGGTCTCTCTATGAAAGTGCATTCAACATAACCCAtacaaaattcacttttatatctaatttcattttgacgtttaattttgtgtcatttaaaaaaaatccaatggaTCCATTAAATTCTCACACGTATCTCCGCAGAGATAAgtcgtttaatttatttcatttattgacCGATCGTGAACTTGGCATCGACCGTCGTCACTATATCCATCGTCGACCTTCGAAGAActtttgtgtagactttttcaAATGCATCCCACCTAATCTGACAATAGCCAATGTTGAGAAACACACAAATTTCATACGTAAATTCAGTCCCGATGGCAAGTTTTTAATATGCTTCTCACGGGATCAGCAATCATTTGAAAGTTATAAATTCCTCGGTACAACAAATGCCTGCAAGATGCTCTACAAATGGAAAAGTGAATATGTCCCGCCTGATTGTAACACCGGACTGGGCCATGAAATTCGCCAAAATATATTCAGTCAATTGTTTCAATTGCATTGGTCGATTCAGTTGACTTCGACATTTATGCGTGCGCTGTACCGAGAGTTTAGTATATTCACCGAAGATGGAAAGTACATTATTATAGCTAGTCACATGCCCATCCAAGAGGAACATCTCCCCTCGTATTACACTCTGAATTCAATAGGTCGAATGCACTTCGAATATGACTTGTTCTGGTATCGATTTTATATGGTTAGGTTGAGCGATGGTGCGGTAAGTGATACCATAGAGTTTCCCTATGATTTTATCAAATTATCCCACAACCATGGAGTTACGTTGAGACGTAATTTAATGGTTGTGGTTTCGTTATTCCACCAAACGATAAATATTCTCAAATTGTGTAATGGAAAATTTATAAGGTCCAATACAATTGGCCGCTATCCTCACGGAACCGATGAATGTATATGTAAACATGTTCCTGAATATGAGAATTGTTGCCAAATGCTTGATACAGGAAACAATGGACTAAAGCAGAAGATTCTAATTTTCTTGTACAGAAAGGTGTTGAATTTTCAAGATGAAAAACGCACTGAAATGATTCAATTATTCTATCGCCGATTGTTTATCTACGAAGCAatgcaaatttataaattgCAATTTCTCGATCCGGATCACTTGTTAATTCGCTACGATCTCCACAAACATCCCAATGTCCAAACCACCGAATTgcataaattatttgttgtctATAATCTCGTGGACAATGAGATTGTTAGGGTTTCTGCTGAAAATGCTTCTGATTTACTATTGTACTTTGTGTATTATTGTGATTATTTTCGAGATGTGCGTTCGATATTCACGGGGCGAGCACCATCGTCGTCGAGTAATAACGTTCAAATACGATATGCTCAGATGCGAATAATAAATGCATTCCCTCGGGGTTATTTTGATGCGGCTTATCGTTTGTTACCTCAAATACCATTGTCCGTGCAAAGTTATTCGGTTTCGCCGTTTTTAGATTTGAATGTCTTTCAATATGATACTCAAATGGTTTCGGCTTTGGAACGTCCAAGGTATTCAAATTGTCAACCGATTCGGTTTAATGATCGTGAGACAAATTTGCTATTGTATCGCATGTATTTGGGGATATTCGATCAAGAGAATAAAGATAAGCATAATTTACTTATGCCAGGAGGTCCTAAGGAA
It encodes:
- the LOC129941513 gene encoding DET1 homolog is translated as MDPLNSHTYLRRDKSFNLFHLLTDRELGIDRRHYIHRRPSKNFCVDFFKCIPPNLTIANVEKHTNFIRKFSPDGKFLICFSRDQQSFESYKFLGTTNACKMLYKWKSEYVPPDCNTGLGHEIRQNIFSQLFQLHWSIQLTSTFMRALYREFSIFTEDGKYIIIASHMPIQEEHLPSYYTLNSIGRMHFEYDLFWYRFYMVRLSDGAVSDTIEFPYDFIKLSHNHGVTLRRNLMVVVSLFHQTINILKLCNGKFIRSNTIGRYPHGTDECICKHVPEYENCCQMLDTGNNGLKQKILIFLYRKVLNFQDEKRTEMIQLFYRRLFIYEAMQIYKLQFLDPDHLLIRYDLHKHPNVQTTELHKLFVVYNLVDNEIVRVSAENASDLLLYFVYYCDYFRDVRSIFTGRAPSSSSNNVQIRYAQMRIINAFPRGYFDAAYRLLPQIPLSVQSYSVSPFLDLNVFQYDTQMVSALERPRYSNCQPIRFNDRETNLLLYRMYLGIFDQENKDKHNLLMPGGPKELIAYVFHPYEPFFISVQKIGNRYVTNFHIRNEGTIVKR